Proteins encoded together in one Primulina huaijiensis isolate GDHJ02 unplaced genomic scaffold, ASM1229523v2 scaffold43369, whole genome shotgun sequence window:
- the LOC140970134 gene encoding probable NOT transcription complex subunit VIP2 — protein sequence MQQYHHFQQTVLVREFSLCELEKLFSRYTRVGSVRNIECIGVYTCCNISPVIKVAVLRGRSLYWVNHVNLCVLVGYFIPQVFGYYYHRGRHRFGGVIPQQTDQPQPQPRFYNPLRGKEVAKSSRLGPEQTDQPQPQPQPRFYNPLRGKEVAQSSRLGPDDYGLLGLLKIIKGANPAKTSLAMGVDPHSLGLDLNSLEPLHKKFASPFSDEPVKEGPKYDIPDCYNSQQPPPLKLSHFKKFHLAMLFYIFYSMPQDQAQLFAANEIHDRGWYFHRELRMWFMRDSLPAVKNSTYEVGSYICFDPYAWQTIRQENVVLQYEMIEQRPVVPP from the exons ATGCAGCAATATCATCATTTCCAGCAAACTGTGTTAG tgcgggaattctctttgtgtgagttagagaaattattttctcggtatacacgggttgggagtgtgagaaatattgagtgtattggtgtatacacttgttgtaatatttctcctgttataaaagttgcagtgctccgtggacgtagcctatattgggtgaaccacgtaaatctttgtgttcttgttggttattttattccgcaagtttttgggtactattatcatcgtggtcggcatcgtttcgggggtgtaattccccaacaaactgatcaacctCAACCTCAACCTCGCTTCTATAATCCCTTAAGAGGTAAAGAGGTGGCAAAAAGCTCTCGGCTTGGACCTGAGCAAACTGATCAACCTCAACCTCAACCTCAACCTCGCTTCTATAATCCCTTAAGAGGTAAAGAGGTGGCACAAAGCTCTCGGCTTGGACCTGATGACTATGGGTTGCTTGGTTTgcttaaaataataaaaggtgcCAATCCGGCCAAAACCTCTCTTGCTATGGGAGTTGATCCGCACTCCCTCGGCCTCGACTTAAATTCTCTGGAGCCTCTTCACAAGAAGTTTGCATCTCCATTTTCTGATGAACCTGTGAAAGAAGGACCAAAGTATGATATCCCTGATTGCTACAATTCTCAACAACCTCCTCCATTGAAG CTTAGTCACTTCAAGAAATTCCATCTAGCGATGTTGTTTTACATTTTTTACAG TATGCCACAAGACCAGGCGCAACTCTTTGCAGCAAATGAAAT ACATGACAGAGGGTGGTACTTCCATAGAGAGCTCCGCATGTGGTTCATGAGAGACTCGTTGCCTGCTGTAAAGAATTCTACCTATGAAGTAGGTAGCTACATCTGTTTCGACCCTTACGCATGGCAGACCATAAGACAG GAAAACGTTGTCTTGCAATACGAAATGATCGAGCAAAGGCCGGTAGTTCCGCCGTAG